From the Burkholderia mayonis genome, one window contains:
- a CDS encoding ABC transporter permease, protein MRDAFDRLQRFAVVGALVAVLVFFTVAAPGFATLANVEHVLVNTFALLAIAALGMTLALSIGAIDLSLGTAIDVASLAFVAALAHRAGFAPAALAGLGAALAVGAGNALLVTRLGIAPFLATLGTLFIGQTIQQLATGGGQPIYLLSAAPPPAFDALAHGAFVNVALPLWIVAALALALHLALEHSTLGRQVRALGAQPGVARYSGLRVGALAAGVFVASALIYGVAGLVLSSTVKSYAPQAGNAYLLNAIGATFIGATLSATRRPNVAGTLIGVLLVSFVANGLLLIGWNFYWQQAASGALVFAVLVLGSGFGRGGLAREAG, encoded by the coding sequence ATGCGTGACGCATTCGACCGTCTGCAGCGCTTCGCCGTCGTCGGCGCGCTCGTCGCCGTGCTCGTGTTCTTCACGGTCGCCGCGCCGGGCTTCGCGACGCTTGCGAACGTCGAGCACGTGCTCGTCAACACCTTCGCGCTGCTCGCGATCGCCGCGCTCGGGATGACGCTCGCGCTGTCGATCGGCGCGATCGATCTGTCGCTCGGCACCGCGATCGATGTCGCGAGCCTCGCGTTCGTCGCGGCGCTCGCGCATCGCGCGGGTTTCGCCCCCGCCGCACTCGCGGGACTCGGCGCGGCGCTCGCGGTGGGGGCGGGCAATGCGCTCCTCGTCACGCGGCTCGGGATCGCGCCGTTTCTCGCGACGCTCGGCACGCTGTTCATCGGCCAGACGATCCAGCAGCTCGCGACGGGCGGCGGACAGCCGATCTATCTGCTGTCCGCCGCGCCGCCGCCCGCGTTCGATGCGCTCGCACACGGCGCGTTCGTCAACGTCGCGCTGCCGCTGTGGATCGTCGCGGCGCTCGCGCTCGCACTGCATCTCGCGCTCGAGCACTCGACGCTCGGCCGGCAGGTGCGCGCGCTCGGCGCGCAGCCGGGCGTCGCGCGCTATTCGGGGCTGCGCGTCGGCGCGCTCGCGGCGGGCGTGTTCGTCGCGAGCGCGCTGATCTACGGCGTCGCGGGGCTCGTGCTGTCGTCGACGGTCAAATCGTACGCGCCGCAAGCGGGCAACGCGTATCTGCTGAACGCGATCGGCGCGACGTTCATCGGCGCGACGCTGTCCGCGACGCGCCGGCCGAACGTCGCGGGCACGCTGATCGGCGTGCTGCTCGTCAGCTTCGTCGCGAACGGATTGCTGCTGATCGGCTGGAACTTCTACTGGCAGCAAGCGGCGAGCGGCGCGCTCGTGTTCGCGGTGCTCGTGCTCGGCTCGGGGTTCGGGCGCGGCGGGCTCGCGCGGGAAGCTGGCTAG
- a CDS encoding ABC transporter permease, which produces MSWPAKKSGISARAFDLGRADAATSGTPATSRADARNRPIDRRVLVRGGAWLALAVVIAGFSVSSPLFLTFANLGNVLQQSAVTGLLAFGLTIVMIGGGADAIKGGLDLSIAANLGLCAAVFAVVTRDGQGDAIAFAATCAAGVAVGALNAWAVAWLRILPLLATLTTMNVCAGLELVLTENTPLPSASPLVAALAGAGPFGAPWLAYALVSVAAALGVLVHRTRYGLRLHAVGAHRAAALAAGVDARRYVASSYLACGLAAALAALASSTLLSGSAPGAGDNLLPVVAAVLLGVVFSRRLVPTIPGTLVAVLFVGMLANGFQLNNVSSYWMSGVEGALILFVVAAVALLRRRQSEGPFDA; this is translated from the coding sequence ATGTCTTGGCCAGCGAAAAAGAGCGGCATCAGCGCCCGCGCATTCGATCTCGGCCGCGCGGATGCGGCCACATCGGGCACGCCGGCCACGTCACGCGCGGACGCGCGCAATCGCCCAATCGACCGCCGCGTCCTCGTTCGCGGCGGCGCATGGCTTGCGCTCGCGGTCGTGATCGCAGGCTTTTCCGTCAGTTCGCCGCTGTTCCTGACGTTCGCGAACCTCGGCAACGTGCTGCAGCAAAGCGCCGTCACCGGCCTGCTCGCGTTCGGGTTGACGATCGTGATGATCGGCGGCGGCGCCGACGCGATCAAAGGCGGGCTCGATCTGTCGATCGCGGCGAATCTCGGCCTGTGCGCGGCCGTATTCGCAGTCGTCACGCGCGACGGACAGGGCGACGCGATCGCATTCGCCGCGACCTGCGCGGCGGGCGTCGCGGTCGGCGCGCTCAACGCATGGGCGGTCGCGTGGCTGCGAATCCTGCCGCTCCTCGCGACGCTGACGACGATGAACGTCTGCGCGGGCCTCGAGCTCGTGCTGACCGAGAACACGCCGCTGCCGTCCGCGAGCCCGCTCGTCGCCGCGCTCGCGGGCGCCGGTCCGTTCGGCGCGCCGTGGCTCGCGTACGCGCTCGTGAGCGTCGCGGCCGCGCTCGGCGTGCTCGTCCACCGGACCCGTTACGGGCTGCGGCTGCACGCGGTCGGCGCGCATCGCGCGGCCGCGCTCGCCGCGGGCGTCGACGCGCGCCGCTACGTCGCGTCGAGCTACCTCGCATGCGGCCTCGCCGCCGCGCTCGCGGCGCTCGCATCGTCGACGCTCCTGAGCGGCAGCGCGCCCGGCGCGGGCGACAACCTGCTGCCCGTCGTCGCGGCAGTGCTGCTCGGCGTCGTATTCTCGCGGCGGCTCGTGCCGACGATTCCCGGCACGCTCGTCGCCGTGCTGTTCGTCGGCATGCTCGCGAACGGCTTTCAGTTGAACAACGTGTCGAGCTATTGGATGAGCGGCGTCGAGGGCGCGCTGATTCTCTTCGTCGTCGCAGCCGTCGCGCTGCTGCGCCGCCGCCAGTCGGAGGGCCCGTTCGATGCGTGA